One window of Paenibacillus sp. FSL K6-3182 genomic DNA carries:
- a CDS encoding CBS domain-containing protein — translation MNIAFFLLPKQEVVCVTQDVTLRQTLERMEYHRYTAVPIINDDGGYAGTVTEGDLLWYFKNHADLSLEQTNKVKLIDVPLRMNNKTVRIDANMDDLISLAKVQNFVPVVDDMNRFIGIVRRSEIIDYCQKIIMEQHNVLQDK, via the coding sequence ATGAATATCGCGTTTTTTTTGTTGCCTAAGCAAGAGGTTGTGTGTGTTACCCAGGATGTAACGTTAAGACAAACGCTAGAGCGTATGGAGTATCATCGCTATACGGCGGTCCCTATCATTAATGATGATGGCGGTTATGCAGGTACGGTTACGGAAGGCGATTTGTTATGGTATTTTAAAAATCATGCTGACTTATCACTGGAACAAACCAATAAGGTGAAGCTAATCGATGTACCGCTTCGAATGAACAACAAGACGGTACGAATTGATGCCAATATGGATGATCTGATCTCGCTGGCGAAGGTGCAAAACTTTGTGCCTGTTGTCGATGATATGAACCGTTTTATTGGCATTGTACGCAGAAGTGAAATCATTGATTACTGCCAAAAAATTATTATGGAGCAGCATAATGTGCTTCAGGATAAATAA
- a CDS encoding AI-2E family transporter — protein sequence MENSKTGTERFKRFILNNKFVLFLLVLLLVGLNIMVLTKISYIFTPLTVLLKTLLLPVILAGIAYYLLNPVVDFLERKGVKRVYSIIMLFLVGAGLITILLVIVIPLLNGQAVSFVNSFPKYGEQLRVKFEQFMDSAGFIQVQEWFNLNPEKLTSNITEQATSILNGTLTSVGSFVGALKEVILAILTLPFILFYLLKDGKKLPETIVSVLPNKLQPHTKRIMAEMNGQVSSYIRGQIIVSFCIGLLLYIGYLIIGLEYPLVLALVAACTSVIPYLGPAIAITPALIVAMVTSPVMLLKLVVIWTIVQLIEGKFISPQIMGKTLHIHPITIIFVILTAGNLFGLAGIVLAVPGYAVIKVVVIHLFEWFRSRSILYEADKNGENVL from the coding sequence ATGGAAAATAGCAAAACTGGAACGGAGCGGTTTAAGCGATTTATTTTGAACAATAAGTTCGTATTATTTCTGCTTGTTTTGTTGCTTGTTGGACTGAATATTATGGTGCTGACGAAAATTTCATACATTTTCACGCCTTTAACCGTGCTGCTCAAGACCTTGCTGCTGCCGGTCATATTGGCGGGAATTGCTTATTACTTACTTAATCCAGTCGTCGACTTCTTAGAACGAAAGGGAGTCAAACGGGTATATTCTATTATTATGCTGTTTCTGGTTGGCGCAGGACTGATTACAATTTTGCTGGTCATCGTCATCCCATTATTAAATGGGCAAGCCGTGAGCTTCGTGAACAGCTTCCCTAAATACGGTGAGCAATTGCGGGTTAAATTCGAGCAGTTTATGGATAGCGCTGGATTTATTCAAGTACAAGAGTGGTTTAATTTAAATCCGGAGAAGCTGACGTCCAATATTACAGAGCAAGCGACGTCCATTTTGAATGGAACGTTAACTAGCGTGGGTTCCTTTGTCGGTGCACTTAAAGAGGTTATTCTTGCGATATTGACGCTTCCGTTTATATTGTTCTATTTGCTAAAGGACGGGAAAAAGCTGCCGGAAACGATCGTTAGTGTCCTGCCTAACAAGCTTCAGCCGCACACGAAACGAATTATGGCAGAGATGAACGGACAAGTCAGCAGCTATATCCGAGGTCAAATTATAGTGAGCTTCTGTATTGGGCTGCTATTATATATTGGTTACTTAATTATTGGCCTTGAGTACCCACTTGTGCTTGCGCTGGTAGCTGCGTGCACAAGCGTTATTCCGTATCTAGGGCCTGCCATTGCGATTACACCAGCTTTAATTGTTGCTATGGTGACTTCGCCTGTCATGCTCCTGAAGTTGGTGGTTATATGGACGATTGTTCAATTAATCGAAGGCAAGTTCATCTCGCCGCAAATCATGGGCAAAACGCTGCATATCCATCCGATTACCATTATTTTTGTTATTTTGACAGCGGGCAACTTGTTTGGCCTTGCAGGGATTGTACTCGCTGTACCGGGTTATGCAGTTATCAAGGTCGTTGTAATTCATCTGTTCGAATGGTTTAGAAGCCGCTCGATTCTTTATGAAGCGGATAAGAATGGCGAAAACGTGCTATAA
- a CDS encoding DHH family phosphoesterase, whose amino-acid sequence MPKFLVTRWHGMHQMWAFALMVLMSVGLAWFEWLLGLLGLLLTALVLFYTIMAERAFRKDLKSYLGTLSYRVKKAGNDVVSELPFGIILYNEDRMVEWHNPYIANMVERETVIGVPLAELFPSLQQVKEREGTIEATVGSQVYQLIFKQKERILYVKNITDLWQLGRKYDDEKLVIGIVMIDNLEEVTQGLDDHQRSSMLSKVTTEITEWAQKYHIYLKRLTSDRFLLVTDQKTLKQLEQSRFVVLDEVRDITGDHKIPVTLSIGFAAGAEHIIELGQWAHMSLDIALGRGGDQAAVKVGSRQSFYGGKSNAVEKRTRVRARVVAHALRDLIRESHNVVIMGHKMPDMDAIGAAIGVMKAAQLFGKEAYIVLEGVNPAIQKMMELIREDEKLSKRFVSPEQASALITPQTLAVVVDTHKVSMVKEPKLLTQTDRIVVVDHHRRSEEFIANAILIYMEPYASSTCELVTELLQYIHDRVVLDVRESTALLAGITVDTKSFSLRTGARTFEAASFLRRNGADSMMIQRMLKEDLEEYVRKAEIIKHAEVLYEHVAIAVTESGRKYSQLLIAQSADTLLNMTDILASFVIGERQDGLIGISARSLGHMNVQVVMERMGGGGHLTNAAAQLEGSVVEVAERLKQVLEEIEKEEGLFE is encoded by the coding sequence ATGCCGAAGTTTTTGGTTACACGATGGCACGGAATGCATCAAATGTGGGCCTTTGCATTGATGGTGCTCATGTCAGTGGGACTTGCATGGTTCGAGTGGCTGCTAGGGCTGCTCGGATTACTGCTCACGGCCTTGGTATTGTTTTATACCATAATGGCAGAACGTGCTTTCCGCAAAGATTTGAAATCGTATCTAGGCACGTTGTCCTACCGGGTTAAAAAGGCAGGAAACGATGTCGTCAGCGAGCTTCCTTTCGGAATTATTTTATATAACGAGGATCGTATGGTGGAATGGCATAATCCTTATATTGCTAATATGGTGGAGCGGGAAACCGTCATTGGCGTTCCGCTTGCGGAGCTGTTCCCATCATTGCAGCAAGTGAAGGAACGTGAAGGAACGATTGAAGCGACAGTAGGCTCGCAAGTTTATCAGCTGATCTTCAAGCAGAAGGAACGTATTCTTTATGTGAAGAACATTACGGATCTGTGGCAGCTTGGCCGCAAATACGATGATGAGAAGCTCGTTATCGGCATTGTAATGATCGATAATCTTGAAGAAGTTACGCAGGGTCTCGACGATCACCAGCGCAGCTCTATGCTCTCGAAGGTGACGACGGAAATTACCGAGTGGGCTCAAAAGTATCATATTTATTTGAAGAGGCTCACGTCGGATCGTTTTCTGCTCGTGACGGATCAAAAAACGTTAAAGCAGCTTGAACAGTCTCGTTTTGTCGTGCTGGACGAGGTTAGAGATATTACCGGCGATCACAAAATTCCGGTTACGCTGAGCATCGGTTTTGCGGCAGGGGCTGAGCATATAATCGAGCTCGGTCAATGGGCGCATATGAGTCTTGATATCGCGCTCGGACGAGGCGGCGACCAAGCAGCGGTGAAGGTTGGCAGTCGGCAATCCTTCTATGGCGGCAAGTCGAATGCGGTGGAGAAACGGACACGTGTACGCGCACGGGTTGTCGCACATGCATTACGTGATCTGATACGCGAGAGCCATAACGTAGTCATTATGGGGCACAAAATGCCCGATATGGATGCGATTGGAGCAGCTATCGGTGTAATGAAGGCAGCGCAGCTGTTCGGCAAGGAAGCTTATATTGTGTTAGAAGGCGTAAATCCAGCCATTCAGAAAATGATGGAGCTCATCCGCGAAGACGAGAAGCTGTCCAAACGCTTTGTCTCACCGGAGCAGGCCTCGGCATTAATTACACCTCAGACGCTCGCTGTCGTTGTTGATACGCACAAGGTATCGATGGTTAAGGAGCCTAAGCTGCTTACACAGACCGACCGCATTGTCGTTGTCGATCATCACCGCCGCAGTGAGGAATTTATCGCGAATGCGATATTAATTTATATGGAGCCTTACGCTTCATCAACATGTGAGCTCGTAACGGAGCTGCTGCAATACATCCATGATCGAGTTGTACTGGATGTAAGGGAATCAACAGCTTTGCTTGCCGGTATTACGGTGGATACAAAGAGCTTCTCGCTTCGCACTGGTGCGAGAACGTTTGAAGCGGCATCATTCCTGCGCCGTAATGGGGCAGATTCGATGATGATTCAGCGGATGCTGAAAGAGGATCTTGAGGAATACGTACGCAAGGCCGAAATTATTAAGCATGCTGAGGTGCTTTATGAGCATGTCGCCATTGCTGTAACCGAAAGCGGTCGTAAATATTCGCAGCTGCTCATCGCGCAATCAGCGGATACGCTGCTGAATATGACGGATATACTTGCTTCCTTCGTTATCGGAGAGCGCCAAGATGGGCTTATTGGCATTAGTGCGCGTTCACTAGGCCATATGAATGTACAGGTCGTCATGGAGAGAATGGGCGGAGGCGGACATTTGACGAATGCTGCCGCTCAGCTGGAAGGCTCTGTGGTGGAAGTAGCGGAGCGTTTGAAACAAGTGTTAGAAGAAATTGAAAAGGAAGAGGGGTTATTTGAATGA
- a CDS encoding DUF2232 domain-containing protein, whose product MNGLRTGLKPVLWSFVALLLLLSLLVPLFNVITMLLLMVPYVVLYTILSPKSFVLHLLPVWALAFIIGGPATLIIGLFFLIPSIVMGHLYMKQAPASKVLRTVSVVVLAQLMLELIIFEAFLNISLIKELRTFIRSTVDELMTKQLLPTEWNSDLTEVVARTMVNSIPVTFIIIAFVLTAISQFIARRAVKWSGGPEVPRFTRAKDWRLPRILVVLYLITYVIELFSSTTSDSFFAVALMNLLPLLSYVFAFQAVGFFFFLAHQRGWNKAVPILIAIPVLLIPPLSLIGVLDTAFPIRKSFTKP is encoded by the coding sequence GTGAACGGTTTGAGAACCGGCTTGAAACCAGTGCTGTGGAGCTTTGTGGCACTCCTTTTATTATTGTCCCTTCTAGTACCGCTATTTAACGTAATTACCATGCTGCTGCTTATGGTGCCGTATGTCGTGCTGTATACGATACTGTCGCCAAAGTCTTTTGTGCTGCATCTGCTTCCGGTATGGGCGCTGGCATTTATTATCGGCGGGCCAGCTACACTTATTATCGGATTATTTTTCCTCATACCGTCTATTGTGATGGGCCACTTGTATATGAAACAAGCGCCTGCCTCAAAGGTTCTTCGGACGGTCAGCGTCGTCGTTCTTGCTCAGTTGATGCTTGAGTTGATCATATTCGAGGCGTTCTTGAATATTTCGCTCATTAAAGAGCTCAGAACATTTATAAGGTCAACAGTCGATGAACTGATGACAAAGCAGCTGCTTCCTACAGAATGGAATTCGGATCTAACTGAGGTTGTTGCTCGTACGATGGTTAATTCTATTCCTGTGACCTTTATTATTATCGCTTTCGTACTCACTGCTATATCGCAATTTATAGCTCGCAGAGCTGTAAAGTGGAGCGGCGGCCCGGAAGTGCCTAGGTTTACGCGTGCCAAAGATTGGCGTTTGCCTCGTATACTCGTTGTGCTTTATTTAATTACTTATGTAATCGAGCTGTTCTCGTCGACGACGAGCGATTCTTTTTTTGCAGTGGCTTTGATGAACTTGTTACCTCTGCTTAGTTATGTTTTTGCGTTTCAGGCTGTCGGATTTTTCTTTTTCCTTGCTCATCAGCGAGGATGGAACAAAGCGGTACCGATTCTTATTGCGATTCCGGTGCTATTGATCCCGCCGCTTAGCTTGATCGGCGTGCTGGATACTGCTTTTCCAATCCGCAAGTCGTTTACGAAACCATAG
- a CDS encoding DUF350 domain-containing protein, whose product MSWIDLIRIPIWTGAGAILLIIIMFLDSRFTKYNDLQEIKKGNTAVTTRFVLKLFAQAYILSQSISKSSEMWEALLISLISFVLLLILEWIVEKIVIAVSGMKLEQGIHEGKVNYALFAGSLHVAGALIIGSI is encoded by the coding sequence ATGTCTTGGATTGACCTTATTCGAATTCCGATTTGGACAGGTGCTGGAGCAATTTTGTTAATCATCATCATGTTTTTAGACTCGCGTTTTACGAAGTACAATGATTTGCAGGAAATAAAAAAAGGAAATACTGCGGTAACGACTCGCTTCGTACTCAAATTATTTGCTCAAGCGTACATACTGTCCCAATCCATCAGTAAATCAAGTGAAATGTGGGAAGCTCTACTCATCTCGCTCATCTCCTTCGTGCTGCTGCTCATACTGGAGTGGATCGTAGAGAAAATCGTCATCGCTGTCAGCGGTATGAAGCTGGAGCAAGGTATTCATGAGGGTAAAGTCAACTACGCATTATTCGCAGGTTCTCTGCATGTTGCAGGTGCATTAATTATCGGGTCTATCTAA
- a CDS encoding LCP family protein has translation MNKMNKRRWLIAASAAVVLLGVVGFFNRGTLAMLGFDWFLEGQVKKQLEQSYKPIDGREPVPVSTINKKQDPFSILLLGIDQRGKETGRSDTMIYTVVRPNDGEMLMVSIPRDTYVDIVGKNKEDKITHAYAFGGAGMAMNTVEKFLDTPIQYYASINFEGFRNVIDTLGGISLPIEEDIVNKDADHEKFVIKAGQDTYNGKDTLNYVRYREDAGGDINRTERHQIFLNLLMDKAKQMNQWSKIPELMDIMGDNFSTDMRPQQLVDLGQIMLMAKDRKIYSHSLLGDGHRLKSGGAWYYFADEEDLSKVQTMIKNWLDADTPASSLILPDKYNEDKVKDVGALSSSETTTKQP, from the coding sequence ATGAATAAAATGAATAAACGTAGATGGTTAATTGCTGCATCAGCTGCAGTAGTGCTTCTTGGTGTTGTTGGTTTTTTCAACAGAGGAACATTGGCTATGCTAGGGTTTGATTGGTTTCTGGAAGGTCAGGTAAAGAAGCAGCTTGAGCAATCTTATAAACCTATCGATGGACGGGAACCCGTTCCAGTGAGTACAATTAATAAGAAACAAGATCCATTCTCCATCCTGCTGCTCGGCATTGACCAACGCGGCAAGGAGACTGGACGATCGGATACGATGATCTATACGGTTGTTCGTCCAAATGACGGCGAGATGCTCATGGTTTCCATACCGCGTGATACGTATGTAGATATCGTCGGTAAAAATAAAGAGGACAAGATTACGCATGCATACGCTTTTGGCGGTGCGGGAATGGCAATGAACACGGTTGAGAAGTTTTTAGACACACCTATTCAATATTACGCTTCAATTAACTTTGAAGGATTCCGTAACGTGATCGACACGCTTGGCGGAATTTCGCTTCCTATCGAAGAGGATATTGTGAATAAAGATGCTGATCATGAGAAATTTGTCATTAAAGCTGGCCAGGACACTTACAACGGTAAGGATACACTGAACTATGTTCGTTATCGTGAGGATGCTGGCGGCGATATTAATCGTACAGAGCGTCATCAGATTTTCTTGAATCTTCTTATGGATAAAGCGAAACAAATGAATCAATGGTCCAAAATTCCTGAGCTTATGGATATTATGGGCGATAATTTCAGTACAGATATGCGTCCGCAGCAGCTAGTCGATTTGGGTCAAATCATGCTCATGGCGAAGGATCGCAAAATCTATAGCCATTCGCTGCTTGGTGACGGACATCGCTTGAAGAGCGGCGGAGCTTGGTATTATTTTGCCGATGAAGAAGATTTGTCGAAGGTACAGACCATGATCAAAAACTGGTTAGATGCAGATACACCTGCTTCCAGCTTAATATTGCCTGATAAGTACAATGAAGATAAGGTCAAAGATGTAGGTGCATTATCAAGCAGCGAAACGACGACTAAGCAGCCTTAA
- the rplI gene encoding 50S ribosomal protein L9 translates to MKVIFLQDVKGQGKKGQVKDLSEGYVRNFLLPQGLAKLASDGNLKTLEVQHASEQKRKDKEKQDAQELGKKLEEMTIVIKTKAGEGGRLFGAITSKQIGEALAAKGIKVDKRKIELDDPIRTLGVTQVVVKLHPEVKAKLNVQASEE, encoded by the coding sequence ATGAAAGTAATCTTTTTGCAGGATGTTAAAGGACAAGGGAAAAAAGGGCAAGTAAAGGATCTGTCCGAAGGGTATGTACGTAATTTTCTATTGCCGCAAGGGCTTGCGAAGCTGGCATCCGACGGCAATCTGAAGACGCTTGAAGTACAGCATGCTTCTGAACAGAAGCGCAAGGATAAGGAAAAGCAGGACGCGCAAGAACTAGGCAAGAAGCTTGAAGAGATGACCATCGTAATTAAGACAAAAGCAGGCGAGGGCGGCAGACTATTTGGTGCCATTACGAGCAAACAAATTGGCGAAGCATTAGCGGCGAAAGGCATTAAAGTAGATAAACGCAAAATCGAGCTTGATGATCCAATCCGTACGCTGGGTGTTACACAAGTCGTTGTGAAGCTTCACCCTGAAGTGAAAGCAAAGCTGAACGTGCAGGCGTCTGAAGAATAG
- the dnaB gene encoding replicative DNA helicase has product MSTELMFDRVPPQNLEAEQAVIGAILLQSEALITAMERVRSDDFYSGPHRQIYEAMVEIAENNQPVDLVTLTAHLQDQHLLEEIGGVSYLAKLANSVPTAANVDYYAQIVEEKSMLRRLIRTATNIVSDGYANSEDVGVLLGDAEKQILEISNRRSGSGFISIRDVLMEVFEKVEQLYQDKGGTTGIPSGFTDLDRMTAGFQRSDLIIVAARPSVGKTAFALNVAQNVGVRARETVAIFSLEMSAAQLVQRMICAEANVDAQRMRTGHLEGDDWEKLTMAIGSLSEAQIFIDDTPGITVAEIRAKCRRLKKEKGLGMIMIDYLQLISGRGKAGENRQQEVSEISRTLKQIARELEVPVIALSQLSRGVEQRQDKRPMMSDLRESGSIEQDADIVSFLYRDDYYDKESEKKDIIEIIIAKQRNGPVGTVELVFLKKYNKFVSIDRAHQDPMQAS; this is encoded by the coding sequence ATGAGCACTGAATTGATGTTTGATCGTGTTCCACCGCAAAACTTAGAAGCGGAACAAGCTGTTATCGGAGCGATATTGCTGCAATCAGAAGCCTTGATTACAGCGATGGAGCGCGTGCGCAGTGATGACTTCTACAGCGGTCCTCACAGACAAATATATGAGGCGATGGTTGAAATCGCGGAGAACAACCAGCCGGTTGATCTCGTGACTTTGACTGCGCATTTGCAGGATCAGCATTTGCTTGAGGAAATTGGCGGAGTAAGCTATTTGGCAAAGCTTGCCAACTCGGTGCCAACCGCAGCAAACGTTGACTACTATGCACAAATTGTAGAAGAGAAGTCGATGCTGAGGCGCCTTATTCGCACAGCAACCAACATCGTATCCGATGGTTATGCGAATTCGGAGGATGTAGGTGTACTTCTCGGAGATGCAGAGAAACAAATTCTCGAAATATCGAACCGCCGCTCCGGCAGCGGGTTCATCTCCATTAGAGACGTATTGATGGAGGTATTCGAGAAGGTAGAGCAGCTGTACCAGGATAAAGGCGGCACAACAGGCATTCCATCCGGATTTACCGATCTGGATCGGATGACGGCTGGCTTCCAGCGAAGCGACTTGATCATCGTTGCTGCCCGTCCTTCTGTAGGTAAAACGGCATTCGCGCTTAACGTTGCACAAAATGTCGGCGTTCGCGCACGCGAGACCGTCGCGATCTTTAGTCTGGAGATGTCAGCGGCACAGCTTGTACAGCGTATGATTTGCGCAGAAGCAAATGTAGACGCCCAGCGGATGCGGACAGGGCATCTTGAAGGCGATGACTGGGAAAAGCTGACGATGGCGATTGGGTCGCTTTCGGAGGCACAAATCTTTATTGATGATACACCGGGCATTACGGTCGCAGAAATTCGCGCCAAATGCCGTCGCTTGAAGAAGGAAAAAGGGTTAGGCATGATCATGATAGACTATTTGCAGCTGATCTCCGGCCGCGGTAAAGCGGGCGAGAATAGGCAGCAAGAGGTTTCCGAAATTTCACGTACACTGAAGCAAATTGCGCGTGAGCTTGAAGTTCCCGTTATTGCACTTTCTCAGCTAAGCCGGGGCGTTGAGCAGCGGCAAGACAAACGTCCGATGATGTCCGACCTTCGGGAATCGGGATCTATCGAGCAAGATGCTGATATCGTATCGTTCCTTTACCGGGATGATTATTACGACAAAGAATCTGAGAAAAAAGATATTATCGAGATCATTATCGCGAAGCAGCGGAATGGACCGGTAGGCACGGTTGAGCTCGTGTTTCTCAAAAAGTACAATAAATTCGTAAGTATCGATCGCGCGCATCAAGATCCGATGCAAGCGTCGTGA
- a CDS encoding CBO0543 family protein: protein MLINTIFGFFVPWIAGIYLGIKSPKTLLLIFPIGAVSSLVINAIGFQLNFWDFTPLIPNDESVSALPLDIGLYPILACFMIWLINARPVLTMLILFLFVLGTTLLEFMALIFGKVSYGNGWNIGYTFLSYLLAFGIVFIYFKLLKRNRLL from the coding sequence ATGCTTATCAATACTATATTTGGGTTCTTTGTTCCTTGGATTGCCGGTATATATTTGGGTATAAAAAGCCCCAAAACCTTGCTTCTTATTTTCCCTATCGGAGCCGTCTCCTCTTTAGTCATCAACGCAATCGGTTTTCAATTAAATTTTTGGGATTTCACCCCTCTTATCCCAAATGACGAGTCCGTTTCCGCTTTGCCGCTTGATATCGGTCTTTACCCGATTTTAGCATGCTTTATGATCTGGTTAATCAATGCACGCCCTGTGTTAACCATGCTAATTTTGTTCTTGTTCGTACTGGGCACTACACTGCTTGAGTTTATGGCTCTAATCTTTGGCAAAGTATCCTACGGCAACGGCTGGAATATTGGGTATACCTTTTTATCCTACCTGCTGGCTTTCGGTATTGTTTTTATATATTTCAAGCTGCTTAAGCGAAATCGGTTATTATAG
- a CDS encoding hemolysin family protein encodes MGIGLNLLLVALLIVLTAFFVATEFAIIKLRSSRVDQLVVEGKKNAIAVQRVVSNLDGYLSACQLGITITALGLGWLGEPTVEKLLLPLFEQWNLNSNLSHILSFLIAFLFITFIHVVVGELAPKSIAIQKAELVSFTVVKPIILFYKVMYPFIWVLNGSANALVRLFGLKPAKEHENAHSEEEIQIILTDSLESGKINNTEYGYVNRIFAFDEILAKEIMVPRTDMTVLYKNNTLQENMDIIRKEQYTRFPVAGDSKDHIVGMINTKQLFLQYQVNKEIDLQTLIQPVMSVSEVMPVKTLLKRMQQERVHFAIVVDEYGGTSGLVTIEDILEEIVGDIRDEFDADERKDIEMLSDTSYMLDGKVSLTELGDLIGAELEHEEVDTVGGWLYSEMEEAKPGKQFGFHNLTFTVREVSKHRINKVELTIGPPIRLLKPEVG; translated from the coding sequence ATGGGTATAGGACTTAATCTGCTCTTAGTTGCTTTACTAATTGTGTTAACCGCTTTTTTCGTAGCTACTGAATTTGCAATCATTAAGCTTCGTTCCAGCCGTGTCGACCAGTTAGTCGTTGAAGGCAAGAAAAACGCAATTGCCGTTCAACGTGTTGTAAGCAATTTGGATGGTTACCTATCTGCCTGTCAGCTTGGCATTACAATTACAGCGCTCGGACTTGGTTGGTTAGGAGAACCTACCGTTGAAAAACTGCTTCTCCCTCTATTCGAGCAATGGAATCTAAACAGTAATTTGAGTCACATTTTGTCATTTCTAATCGCCTTTCTATTTATCACATTTATCCATGTGGTCGTTGGTGAGCTTGCTCCTAAGAGCATTGCCATCCAGAAGGCAGAGCTTGTCAGCTTCACTGTCGTAAAACCGATTATTCTTTTCTACAAAGTCATGTACCCCTTCATCTGGGTCTTGAATGGATCTGCCAATGCGTTGGTTCGTTTGTTTGGCTTAAAGCCAGCGAAGGAGCATGAGAACGCCCATTCCGAAGAAGAAATTCAAATTATTTTAACAGACAGCTTAGAGAGCGGTAAAATCAACAATACGGAATATGGTTACGTCAATCGGATCTTTGCTTTTGATGAAATTTTAGCTAAAGAAATTATGGTTCCGCGTACAGACATGACCGTCTTATATAAGAACAATACGCTGCAAGAAAACATGGATATTATTCGCAAGGAACAGTATACCCGCTTCCCTGTTGCCGGCGACAGCAAAGACCATATCGTCGGGATGATCAACACGAAGCAATTGTTTCTTCAATATCAAGTAAACAAAGAAATTGATTTGCAAACACTTATACAGCCTGTCATGTCCGTATCCGAGGTGATGCCTGTCAAGACATTGCTAAAACGGATGCAGCAGGAGCGCGTACACTTTGCGATCGTCGTAGATGAGTATGGCGGCACTTCCGGCCTTGTAACGATTGAGGATATTTTGGAGGAAATTGTCGGCGACATAAGAGACGAATTCGATGCCGATGAACGCAAAGATATCGAGATGCTGTCGGATACATCTTATATGCTGGATGGCAAGGTATCGCTTACTGAGCTGGGCGACCTTATAGGAGCTGAGCTTGAGCATGAAGAAGTCGATACGGTCGGCGGCTGGCTGTACAGTGAAATGGAAGAAGCTAAGCCTGGTAAACAATTTGGCTTCCATAATTTGACCTTTACCGTTCGTGAAGTAAGCAAACATCGCATCAATAAAGTTGAGCTGACGATCGGACCACCCATTCGACTGCTCAAACCAGAGGTTGGTTAA
- a CDS encoding PspA/IM30 family protein, translating into MSIFKRLRDLTLSNVYALIEKAEDPVKLTDQYIRDMQEDLADAEKAVAAQIAIEKKFKQLYEEQAQLVEKRSEQAHLAAQAQNIELARRALEEKKTAEQKSTEYKTSFDQNKLLADNLRGKLDEMRQQLTELKNKRETLVARYNAAKAQTEINKAMSGFGTDSAASGMKRMEEKMLQMEAQAEASNELSAKGKSLDAEFEKLGKDKAVDDELAALMKQYEKQ; encoded by the coding sequence TTGTCCATATTTAAACGACTGCGCGATCTTACTTTATCGAATGTATATGCTCTAATTGAGAAAGCGGAAGACCCTGTTAAGTTGACCGATCAATATATTCGCGACATGCAAGAGGACCTAGCCGATGCCGAGAAAGCAGTCGCAGCACAAATTGCCATTGAGAAAAAATTCAAGCAGCTTTATGAAGAACAAGCACAGCTGGTAGAGAAGCGCAGTGAGCAAGCCCATCTGGCAGCACAAGCGCAAAACATTGAGCTCGCTCGTCGTGCCTTGGAAGAGAAGAAAACAGCCGAACAAAAATCAACGGAGTACAAAACGAGCTTCGATCAGAATAAATTGCTCGCAGACAATCTGCGCGGCAAGCTGGATGAGATGCGCCAGCAGCTCACTGAGCTTAAAAACAAACGCGAGACACTCGTCGCTCGTTATAATGCAGCCAAGGCACAAACGGAAATCAATAAAGCAATGTCTGGCTTCGGTACGGATTCAGCTGCTTCAGGCATGAAGCGTATGGAAGAGAAGATGCTGCAAATGGAAGCGCAAGCTGAAGCCAGTAACGAATTGAGCGCCAAAGGAAAATCGCTTGATGCTGAGTTTGAGAAGCTCGGCAAGGATAAAGCGGTCGATGATGAGCTTGCCGCCTTGATGAAGCAATACGAGAAACAGTAA